The following coding sequences lie in one Listeria ivanovii subsp. londoniensis genomic window:
- a CDS encoding YqeG family HAD IIIA-type phosphatase: protein MLKQFSPDKMLNTPFGITAEQLRKMGKTTILTDLDNTLLAWDQLDATDEVINWFTILKEEGIKVMIFSNNNEERVARVAKAIDVPYLARAKKPLGGNFRWALKEMDATPEETVMIGDQIMTDIFGGNRQKITTIFVRPVKQTDGMATKLNRMMESVILKRLAKKNEIKWEESL, encoded by the coding sequence GTGCTAAAGCAATTCTCACCAGATAAAATGTTGAATACTCCATTTGGAATAACAGCAGAACAACTTAGGAAAATGGGTAAAACCACGATCTTAACAGATTTAGATAATACACTGCTCGCATGGGATCAATTAGATGCTACCGATGAAGTAATTAACTGGTTTACGATATTGAAAGAAGAAGGAATCAAGGTGATGATTTTTTCTAACAATAATGAAGAACGGGTTGCTCGCGTGGCAAAAGCAATTGACGTCCCTTATTTAGCTCGGGCAAAAAAACCGCTTGGTGGTAATTTTCGCTGGGCATTAAAAGAAATGGATGCAACGCCAGAAGAAACTGTGATGATTGGTGATCAAATTATGACAGATATATTCGGCGGAAATCGACAAAAAATAACGACCATTTTTGTTCGCCCGGTGAAACAAACAGATGGGATGGCAACAAAATTAAATCGAATGATGGAAAGTGTCATTTTAAAACGATTAGCTAAGAAAAACGAAATTAAGTGGGAGGAATCACTTTGA